One window from the genome of Mycolicibacterium gadium encodes:
- a CDS encoding IF2 family translation initiation factor, with protein sequence MKITEIPLAALRLQYRIARAPLRLFEQRVLTRVDSEAPGRLLYERSVGVVDAAVGNALGDPEVGKRGVALVERSEALGEATRLDQEAARTKKQADEKLRQKQEGVIAAPGKARKAAQRKVDKARSAAEERKREAADSAAKRSDDTKRRIDEEAARKVTGVEDAKRAKQQTVTATEKSVTAVAKSELDDAAEKRSDAVDKRAHADRVDDLADEVAQRRADED encoded by the coding sequence ATGAAGATCACCGAGATTCCGCTCGCGGCCTTACGGCTGCAGTACCGGATCGCCCGCGCGCCGTTGCGCCTCTTCGAACAGCGCGTGCTCACTCGCGTCGACTCGGAGGCACCCGGGCGGCTCCTCTACGAGCGGTCGGTCGGTGTCGTCGACGCCGCGGTCGGCAATGCACTGGGCGATCCAGAAGTCGGAAAGCGTGGGGTTGCCCTGGTGGAGCGCAGCGAGGCACTCGGAGAAGCCACTCGGCTCGACCAGGAAGCCGCGCGAACGAAGAAGCAGGCCGACGAGAAACTGCGCCAAAAGCAAGAAGGCGTCATCGCCGCGCCTGGCAAGGCCCGAAAGGCTGCGCAGCGCAAGGTCGACAAGGCGCGATCGGCTGCCGAAGAGCGCAAGCGCGAGGCCGCAGATTCCGCAGCGAAGCGGTCGGACGATACGAAGCGACGCATCGACGAGGAGGCCGCCCGCAAGGTGACGGGTGTCGAAGATGCGAAACGCGCCAAGCAGCAGACCGTCACGGCCACCGAGAAATCGGTGACCGCCGTCGCCAAGTCGGAGCTGGACGATGCTGCCGAGAAGCGCAGCGACGCCGTCGACAAGCGTGCCCACGCCGACCGCGTCGACGATCTGGCCGACGAAGTGGCGCAGCGTCGGGCCGACGAGGACTAG